Within the Arthrobacter sp. UKPF54-2 genome, the region TTCGGGGGTGACGTTGGCGTCGGAGAAGACGGGCATGTTCTGCGGGCCGGTGACCATGGCTTCGTAGATGTGCTTGCCGGAAACGTCGGCGAGGGCCGGGGCGAACTTGCCCCGGGTCAGCGCGCCGCCGGCGGCAGCAGCGTTGTGGCACATGGCGCAGTTGGTGCGGAACAGCTCGCCACCCTTGGCGGCGTCGCCCTTCTCATCGAGCACACCGGCCTCGGGGATCGACGGGCCGGGGCCGAGCGAAGCGACGTAGGCCGCGAGCTGGTGGGTCTGTTCCTCGTTGAACTGGGCGGGCTTCTTGTAAGCCTGCGGGCCGTTCATCTGCATGGGCATACGGCCGGTGCCAACCTGGAAGTCAACGGCGGCGGCGCCGACGCCGACGAGCGACGGTCCTGCCTGCGAGCCACTGGCACCCATGCCATGGCAGGTGGCGCAGTTGGCGGCGAACAG harbors:
- a CDS encoding c-type cytochrome codes for the protein MKALSQKRRHPLAAVALLLMGLLITGGLYAVATTVNQAKADTTSFSASDAEEGGKLFAANCATCHGMGASGSQAGPSLVGVGAAAVDFQVGTGRMPMQMNGPQAYKKPAQFNEEQTHQLAAYVASLGPGPSIPEAGVLDEKGDAAKGGELFRTNCAMCHNAAAAGGALTRGKFAPALADVSGKHIYEAMVTGPQNMPVFSDANVTPEGKRDIITFLKQIEANGSPGGNDLGALGPVSEGLFVWIAGLGVIIAFTIWLTSRTS